One genomic window of Parasteatoda tepidariorum isolate YZ-2023 chromosome 9, CAS_Ptep_4.0, whole genome shotgun sequence includes the following:
- the LOC107439087 gene encoding retinaldehyde-binding protein 1 — translation MENAKIIVSGNKVHRPLLDDTVTEEDKRKAEEELNETDESRTVALALFKEFISDQTDFNARTDENYLLRFLRVRKFDVQKSFKALDEHYKFRAKYSDCFPSPSGVAKALKANIFNYLPHRDHKGRAIFVIKFKNWNTDQVSYADFVAVGNLLSEYVLDNPVTQINGFIGIWDFKGFSLKQFMTFCAPKNIYLLTSFMQDRFPGRFKIAYCINCSSFVQPTWNLFKHVLKEKFKKRILIMSSDMAELHKHVDPSILPKEYGGVMPASDATEMAERVLTNEPYFNYNRKFGYDPNDYEKFQHL, via the exons aTGGAAAACGCAAAGATCATTGTATCTGGAAATAAAGTTCATCGTCCTTTGCTGGATGATACAGTAACTGAGGAAGATAAGAGAAAAGCTGAGGAGGAATTAAATGAAACTGATGAATCAAGGACTGTAGCATTAGCACTCTTCAAAGAATTTATATCAG atcaaacAGATTTCAATGCTCGAACAGATGAAAACTATCTTCTAAGGTTCTTGCGAGTTCGCAAATTCGATGTGCAGAAGTCATTCAAAGCACTCGATGAACATTATAAATTCCGTGCCAAATATTCGGATTGTTTTCCATCCCCATCAGGTGTTGCAAAGGCTCTGAAGGCCAACATTTTCAACTATTTACCTCACAGAGATCATAAAGGAAGAGCCATTTTCGTTATCAAATTCA aaaactggAATACAGATCAGGTTAGCTATGCTGATTTTGTAGCCGTTGGTAACCTACTGAGCGAGTATGTGTTAGATAATCCTGTAACACAAATTAATGGATTTATTGGAATTTGGGATTTCAAAGGATTTTCGTTGAAGCAATTCATGACATTTTGCGCACCTAAGAACATATATTTACTTACAAGTTTCATGCAG GATCGTTTCCCAGGAAGATTTAAAATTGCCTATTGCATAAATTGTTCATCTTTTGTACAACCAACATGGAACCTCTTCAAGCACGtattgaaagaaaagtttaagaaaagg atcttGATCATGTCATCTGACATGGCAGAACTGCACAAACACGTTGATCCTAGCATTCTTCCTAAAGAATATGGTGGTGTCATGCCTGCATCTGATGCAACTGAAATGGCAGAACGAGTGTTAACTAACGAGCCGTACTTCAATTACAACAGAAAATTCGGATATGATCCCAATGactatgaaaaatttcaacactTATAG